TTATAACGCAAAGATTAAAAGGGCTCAATGGAATTCCATTGAGCCTCAGTCATTTTCTCTTTTCGCCAGCCTCACACTTCGTTGGCCGTGAGAATGCACTCTACCTTGATATCCCTGTTCTTGTTCAGGTCGATGAACTCGCCCTTTTCCGTCTGCACCACGGGCAGGGAACGCACACGGCTTTCATCGAGATAAACAATCTGCCCCTTCTCGCCATTGCTTAAGCGCACCCAGTTGCCATTCAGGGCATGACAGAGATGCTTGATGAAGAGTACACCGTATTCCGTATCCAGCTTGCCGTCCAGAATATCATCATAAAGGGTGGCAAACACATCAAAGGGAGAACGGCGTTTGGCAAAGACACGGTCGCTGGCCATGGCATCATACATATCCAAAATGGCCAGAATCCTGCCGAAGCGGGAAATGGTTTCCTTCTTAAGATGCAGCGGATACCCGGAACCATCACAGCGCTCGTGATGCTGCAGGATACCCTGCATGATATCCTGATTGGCATTCAGCGTGGTACCGGCCAGCAGGTCATGACCATACTGGGAATGACGCTTGACCTGTTCAAACTCCTCATCGGTAAGTTTGCCCTGCTTCTCCAGCACTTCTTTCGGCACCTGCATCTTGCCGATATCGAGGAACAGACCGGCAATGACCAAATTGTACTGGTCGAGCATCGACCAGCCCAGCCAGCGACCCATAAGCCCGGCCAGAATCCCTACATGGAGACAGTGATGCACCAGATAAGAGCCCTCCTGTCCCATATTGTGAATCTGTGACACCGCCTTGGCACCATCGCAAAGCTCGTTAAAATTCTTCTCATCCATGATGCGCTGCAAAGCATTGGCACTGAACTCGCCCCGCTGCACCAGCCCATCAAAGATAACTTCCAGCTGCTGATAAACCCACTCATAGCAGTTGAGGTAATCATCATCCAGCAAGTTTTCCTTGCTCGGAACTCCAACCACTGGGTCCTCTTCTTCCACATACACGGAAAAAATCGGCCTGTCCAGCAGCCCGTAAATCATTTCCTTCGTCAATGTGGTTCCCGTACTGATGAGGGCATTTCCCTGTTCATCCACAATATCCCGGCCGACAACCATGCCAGCCCGCAAGCCTTCCACTGCATATACCTTCAACACTCGTCCTCATCCTCTCCCACTAAAATCCGATTCTATCGGTATTATTCTTCTTCGATTATAGCGCATTCCCTGCCGTATTGCCACAAAAATATTTAGGCAGCGGGATTTTTGTCCTAATATTTTGCGGGCACCTTAGCATAATAGATATGTAATGCACGAAATAAGCCCGGGGGCTGATGATACTTTTCCGTCGCGTTAGGCAAGCCTGCATAAGCAAAGGAAAAGTATTATCAGCCCCCGGGCGTCTTATTCAATCAGATGTAAACCAACACCTGAGTCTTATTTATTGTCGCTGACAACCTTGCGCACAACTTCAGCCACATGGTCAACCGTGAAGCCGAACTTCTCGAAGAGCACAGCTGCCGGAGCGGAAGCGCCGAAGCCTTCCATGGAAACCGTTGCACCATCCAGGCCAACGTATTTGCCCCAGCCAAAGTCGCTGAGAGCTTCCACAGCTACGCGGGCGCGAACCTTCTTGGGCAGGATGCTTTCCTTGTAGTCAGCACTCTGCTTCTCAAAGAGGTCCATGCAGGGCATGGAAACAACGCGGACATCCACGCCTTCGCCAGCCAGTTTAGCCTGCGTATCAACAGCCAGGGAAACTTCGGAACCGGAAGCGATGATGATGCCGTCCATCTTAGCAACATCTTTTGCTTCGGATACCACATAAGCACCCTTGAGGGCTTCCTTGGAGGAACCAGCCAGCTGCGGCAGATTCTGACGGGTCAGTACCAGAGCCGTCGGCGTCTTTTCGCTGGTCACAGCCAGATACCAACCAGCAGCCGTTTCCGTAGCATCTGCCGGGCGGAATACGTTGATGTTCGGCTGGGAACGGAGCATAGCCAGCTGTTCAATCGGTTCATGCGTCGGGCCATCTTCGCCAACACCGATGGAGTCATGCGTGAGGACATAAGTCACAGGCAGACCCATCAGAGCAGCCAGACGAGCCATCGGTTTGATGTAATCGCTGAACACGAAGAAGGTTGCGACATAGTTACGCAGACCGCCATGGAGAGTGATACCGTTAGCCATAGCTGCCATAGCCAGTTCACGTACACCAAAGTGCAGGTTGCGGCCAGCATAGTTAGCCTTGGAGAAATCACCGGCATCCTTCATGTCCGTCTTGT
The Selenomonas ruminantium AC2024 DNA segment above includes these coding regions:
- a CDS encoding HD-GYP domain-containing protein, whose product is MLKVYAVEGLRAGMVVGRDIVDEQGNALISTGTTLTKEMIYGLLDRPIFSVYVEEEDPVVGVPSKENLLDDDYLNCYEWVYQQLEVIFDGLVQRGEFSANALQRIMDEKNFNELCDGAKAVSQIHNMGQEGSYLVHHCLHVGILAGLMGRWLGWSMLDQYNLVIAGLFLDIGKMQVPKEVLEKQGKLTDEEFEQVKRHSQYGHDLLAGTTLNANQDIMQGILQHHERCDGSGYPLHLKKETISRFGRILAILDMYDAMASDRVFAKRRSPFDVFATLYDDILDGKLDTEYGVLFIKHLCHALNGNWVRLSNGEKGQIVYLDESRVRSLPVVQTEKGEFIDLNKNRDIKVECILTANEV